From Pseudomonas sp. stari2:
GGTCTTGATGTAGGCCGGTTCGCGGGCGTCGTCGAGCAGGCGCTGGCGCAGACGACTGACCAGCAGGTCGATGGAGCGGTCGAACAGATCGGCGTCGCGACCCTGGGTCAGGTTGAGCAGCTGATCGCGGCTCAACACCCGCTGCGGATGATCGAGAAACACTCGCAGCAAGCGGTACTCCGCGCCGCTCAAGGCAACCATGGTGCCGTCGGTGTCCAGCAGATGCCGGGCCGAGGTATCGAGCTGCCAGCGACCGAAGGCCAGCAAGCGACCGCTTTCAGTCACCACCAGATTGGGCGGCAGCATCCGCGTGCGGCGCAGCACGGCGTTGATCCGCGCCAGCAGTTCACGGGCGGCAAAGGGCTTGGTCAGGTAATCGTCGGCGCCCATTTCCAGGCCGATGATGCGGTCGGTTTCGTCGTTGCGGGCGGTGAGCATCAGGACCGGCGTGGCCTTGTGTTTGCCGGCGCGCAGTTCGCGGCACAGCAGCAGGCCGTCATCGCCGGGCATCATGATGTCGAGCACGATCAGGTCGACGGTGTTGGCTTCCAGAAAACTGCGCATTTGTCGGCCATCGGCGACCACGGTGGTGCGCAGGCCGTTCTTTTTCAGGTAATTGCCAACCAGTTCGCGAATCTCGCGGTCGTCATCGACGATGAGAATGTGATCGACATGATCCATGGAGCCAAACCTCTATCAAGTGGGGAATGTCTCGCAGTCTATAGAGCCCGCGCGGGCTCGCCTGCCTGCCTTTGTATTGCAGTGTATCTGCCGCAACGACGGATACATGTGGACGCAAAATCACGATTTTTTCAGGGTTTTGTATCGCTGTGTATCCCCCGGCGGGCGAGATACGCAGCGATTTATACCGGCCGTTTTCCGACACAGACGGGATACCTCGCGAGCTTTAAATGAGCTCCATCGAGGCACACCACAGCGCCTCGGCCCAATCAACCGATCTACCCATTGAAGCCCTGAGGAAAACGCCATGACCAACAAATCCGTAATCGCCGCTTGCCTGTTTGCCGCCCTGAACATCTGCACCCTGTCGGCCCGTGCCGAAGCCGTTGCCCCGCAAACCTACACCTATGGCACACATCTGGATATCCAGAAAGTGATCTCGATGAAAGAAGACAAATCGATGACCTGCGGCATCGTCGACGCCCGCATGACCTACCTCGATTCGGCCGGTCAGACCCGCGTGCTCGACTACAGCAAATTCGCCGACGGCTGCGACAACCAGAACTGATCCGCCACCCACTGATTTAAAGG
This genomic window contains:
- a CDS encoding response regulator encodes the protein MDHVDHILIVDDDREIRELVGNYLKKNGLRTTVVADGRQMRSFLEANTVDLIVLDIMMPGDDGLLLCRELRAGKHKATPVLMLTARNDETDRIIGLEMGADDYLTKPFAARELLARINAVLRRTRMLPPNLVVTESGRLLAFGRWQLDTSARHLLDTDGTMVALSGAEYRLLRVFLDHPQRVLSRDQLLNLTQGRDADLFDRSIDLLVSRLRQRLLDDAREPAYIKTVRSEGYVFSLPVEILGAPA
- a CDS encoding DUF2790 domain-containing protein gives rise to the protein MTNKSVIAACLFAALNICTLSARAEAVAPQTYTYGTHLDIQKVISMKEDKSMTCGIVDARMTYLDSAGQTRVLDYSKFADGCDNQN